A genome region from Neptunomonas japonica JAMM 1380 includes the following:
- a CDS encoding DMT family transporter — protein sequence MSAQHKPMLLAMILLGMSLIPVGDSAGKLLTEMDVSPVFVAWSRLLVGFLFILPFSGLVRSEIKQLYNWRMLLRAGLFTSAIFCMISALKTEPIANVFGIFFIGPIVAYFLAAAVLKERITLLRSVLLFIGFAGVLLVVKPGVGITSGMLFALVAGVCYGCMLVANRWLAGFFRPRLILLSTLLAGSIALTPAGIESIPQTIDSRIIWLVLVSSIASALGNLIIIEANRRLDANIVAPFVYSQLVAAAILGVFLFNEWPDAYSLIGLAIIFTSGILSFVLSNRKTKIALK from the coding sequence ATGAGTGCTCAACACAAGCCAATGCTACTGGCGATGATACTACTGGGGATGAGCTTAATTCCCGTAGGTGACTCAGCCGGCAAACTGCTCACAGAAATGGATGTTTCTCCGGTGTTTGTTGCTTGGAGCCGGCTGCTAGTAGGCTTTTTGTTTATTCTTCCCTTTAGTGGCTTAGTGCGCAGCGAGATAAAGCAGCTCTATAACTGGCGTATGCTGCTACGTGCAGGACTCTTTACCAGCGCCATATTTTGTATGATATCCGCACTTAAAACGGAGCCTATCGCCAACGTCTTTGGTATCTTTTTTATCGGGCCCATTGTTGCCTATTTTTTAGCCGCCGCTGTACTTAAAGAACGGATAACATTATTGCGCTCGGTGCTACTGTTTATTGGCTTTGCTGGTGTGCTACTCGTTGTAAAACCCGGTGTTGGTATAACCTCAGGTATGCTGTTCGCCCTCGTGGCGGGTGTTTGTTATGGCTGCATGTTGGTAGCTAACCGCTGGCTTGCCGGCTTCTTTAGGCCACGTTTAATCTTACTATCAACGCTACTGGCCGGAAGTATCGCACTAACACCCGCCGGTATTGAGTCTATCCCGCAAACAATCGATAGCCGTATTATTTGGTTAGTGCTGGTCTCTTCTATTGCCTCTGCGTTGGGTAACCTCATTATTATTGAAGCTAACCGCCGCTTAGATGCCAACATTGTAGCGCCGTTCGTATATTCCCAGCTGGTCGCCGCCGCTATTTTAGGCGTCTTCCTATTTAATGAATGGCCAGATGCATACAGCCTCATAGGCTTGGCAATCATTTTCACATCTGGCATCTTGTCGTTTGTGCTTTCAAATAGAAAAACAAAAATAGCACTGAAATAA
- a CDS encoding 2-hydroxychromene-2-carboxylate isomerase, giving the protein MKRRQLDFYFDYLSPYAYFSWRWVQPLCEKYGLTLNAHPVVFGKLLDHWGQLGPAEVPPKKTALYKYCYRYAQLNGFDFDPPRNHPYNPLPALRLSLPSVAGDAQHPIISAIFEAGWSRGIDLASEEDLAKVLDSLGLNSTKMLRAVKTDDVKNQLQQETTQAIAQGVFGVPTFIVDDELFWGNDQQEHLEIYLQGNDPLNPAKVDEMLARHRGIDRKTFVQRCKPSKN; this is encoded by the coding sequence ATGAAAAGGCGACAACTGGATTTTTACTTCGACTACCTGTCTCCGTATGCCTATTTTAGCTGGCGCTGGGTACAACCGCTGTGTGAAAAATATGGACTCACGCTAAATGCGCACCCCGTTGTATTTGGAAAGCTACTAGATCACTGGGGGCAACTAGGGCCTGCAGAAGTACCGCCTAAAAAAACAGCACTTTATAAATACTGTTATCGCTACGCACAGCTCAATGGTTTTGATTTTGATCCACCCCGCAACCACCCATACAATCCATTACCGGCATTACGCTTATCACTGCCCAGCGTTGCAGGAGATGCCCAGCACCCGATTATTAGCGCTATCTTTGAAGCAGGATGGTCCCGCGGAATCGACCTTGCCTCTGAAGAAGACCTTGCCAAGGTACTAGACTCACTCGGTTTAAACAGCACAAAAATGCTCAGAGCCGTTAAAACTGACGATGTAAAAAACCAACTCCAGCAAGAAACTACACAAGCTATTGCGCAAGGTGTTTTTGGTGTACCCACCTTCATTGTGGACGACGAGCTTTTCTGGGGAAATGATCAACAAGAGCACTTAGAAATCTACCTACAAGGCAATGATCCCCTCAACCCTGCAAAGGTTGACGAGATGCTCGCTCGACATCGAGGCATTGATCGCAAAACGTTTGTGCAACGCTGTAAACCTTCAAAAAATTAG
- a CDS encoding MarR family winged helix-turn-helix transcriptional regulator, producing MNKLINQQLLERLASLLRSESRGMLLEHGLQPVQFEALQYIANCNRYSDTPMAVTEFLGQTKGTVSQTLKVLEKKALIEKLTDEKDKRVTHLKITEVGRAITQQMLPSPILKTASDLMSTDEVAMINSSLQTLLYQLQNANDFKPFGQCASCVHNTNQASGEYLCGLTQELLTPNDVQLICREHQYS from the coding sequence ATGAATAAATTGATTAATCAACAATTACTGGAAAGGTTGGCGAGTTTACTGCGAAGTGAAAGCAGGGGAATGCTCCTAGAGCACGGTTTGCAGCCCGTACAGTTTGAAGCATTACAATATATCGCCAACTGTAACCGCTATTCAGATACGCCGATGGCAGTGACTGAATTCTTGGGGCAAACCAAAGGTACGGTATCGCAAACACTTAAAGTGCTTGAGAAAAAAGCATTGATAGAAAAGCTCACAGATGAAAAAGATAAACGTGTAACGCACCTGAAAATAACTGAAGTGGGGAGAGCGATAACACAACAGATGTTGCCTTCTCCTATCTTGAAAACAGCCAGTGATCTTATGAGTACTGATGAGGTTGCCATGATCAACTCATCCTTACAGACCTTGCTGTATCAGCTACAGAACGCTAATGATTTTAAACCTTTCGGCCAATGCGCCAGCTGTGTCCATAATACTAATCAAGCGTCTGGTGAGTACTTGTGCGGCCTAACTCAAGAACTGCTTACGCCAAATGATGTCCAGCTGATTTGTCGTGAGCATCAATATTCTTAA
- a CDS encoding redoxin family protein: protein MQNVITYGQAPELEILTWLNTETPLCLSNLRGKVVVIHAFQMLCPACVVHGIPQASAIHELYSHDDVQLIGLHTVFEHHDIMTVEALEVFASEYQLTFPIAVDAPSNTGAIPKTMAAYYMQGTPTLIVIDQQGQIRLNHFGRLSDMQVGNFIGQIICEE from the coding sequence ATGCAAAATGTTATTACCTACGGGCAAGCACCTGAGTTAGAAATCCTGACCTGGCTTAACACAGAAACGCCACTCTGCTTATCCAACTTAAGAGGAAAAGTTGTCGTCATTCATGCTTTTCAAATGCTATGCCCGGCGTGTGTCGTGCATGGCATTCCGCAAGCTAGCGCTATACACGAGCTTTATTCACATGATGATGTGCAACTCATTGGCTTACATACTGTTTTTGAACACCATGACATAATGACGGTAGAAGCACTCGAGGTTTTTGCATCTGAGTATCAGCTCACATTTCCCATAGCGGTAGATGCCCCGTCAAACACAGGGGCTATTCCAAAAACGATGGCCGCTTATTATATGCAAGGCACGCCTACGCTTATTGTCATCGATCAACAGGGGCAAATAAGACTCAACCACTTTGGCCGTTTAAGCGATATGCAGGTAGGAAACTTTATTGGCCAGATCATCTGTGAAGAGTAA
- a CDS encoding DUF2149 domain-containing protein, translated as MKQPENKKPLPWQSGRFSEGDNDPLTGFANIMDVMLVFALGLMLALVSQSKEMRQHFKLDGKTEVTEGRELVEAPDAIEEMINGKANGMESLGQVYRDPKTGKLILVGGQ; from the coding sequence ATGAAGCAGCCTGAGAACAAAAAGCCGTTACCTTGGCAAAGTGGTCGCTTTAGTGAAGGTGATAATGACCCGCTAACAGGTTTCGCTAATATTATGGATGTTATGTTGGTGTTTGCTCTTGGGCTGATGCTGGCACTGGTCTCGCAAAGCAAAGAGATGCGCCAGCATTTTAAGCTAGACGGTAAAACGGAAGTCACTGAAGGGCGTGAACTGGTTGAGGCGCCCGATGCGATTGAGGAGATGATTAACGGAAAGGCAAATGGTATGGAGTCACTAGGGCAGGTTTACCGTGATCCCAAGACAGGGAAACTTATTCTTGTGGGAGGCCAGTAA
- a CDS encoding MotA/TolQ/ExbB proton channel family protein — translation MVHGIVLGALHQFVDLLLYPVLAALALAVMMTLWELGLMIAERFITLSLYAKGCDQRFGHYANRRLERTDLLARGGPILGLMGTLIPLGPGLTALSAGDIDILATALTVAFDTTVVGLLVGLFAYCISRIRRRWYEHTWAQLTQSSHHEAA, via the coding sequence ATGGTTCACGGTATTGTTCTTGGTGCTTTGCATCAGTTTGTTGATCTATTGTTATATCCAGTACTCGCCGCTTTAGCGTTGGCCGTTATGATGACGTTATGGGAGTTGGGGCTAATGATAGCGGAGCGCTTTATCACCTTGTCTCTTTACGCTAAAGGCTGTGATCAGCGTTTTGGCCATTATGCTAATCGTCGGCTTGAGCGCACTGACCTATTGGCTCGTGGTGGCCCTATCCTCGGTTTGATGGGAACATTGATTCCTTTGGGGCCGGGCCTCACAGCACTAAGTGCAGGAGATATCGATATCCTAGCAACGGCACTGACCGTTGCTTTTGATACGACAGTGGTGGGGCTATTAGTAGGGCTGTTCGCTTATTGCATTAGCCGGATTCGACGGCGCTGGTATGAGCATACTTGGGCTCAACTAACTCAGAGCAGTCATCATGAAGCAGCCTGA
- a CDS encoding cobaltochelatase subunit CobN codes for MRLLILTLLLLMQTTTHVVWAAEPTQNKQDYLLVLVSQRNAETVAEAARQFIQRYPQLVIKARTDAQLRQLPEQQTADLINNSLAILAMGLYGPSVAELQPLLRQVQKPLLVLNSDHRLVKLSQLEHRSVFDNDQQLREISKAHPDNDFDGWLNQQLQQYPNQAQWIRARSYWQAGGSENTSLLFSWVYHRLGAATHIETPSPVPRLRWLYKGQLSTEMPAVSVKPLLVVIDHAGGGRPADAAMLRGLCEQARERNGSDCLTALAYWGEAGVDAVEQLKPYSKQLSAIVMLQDFVIGGGEGRGAVTEVLKQLNVPVIKAIKLRDRTALERHLSSDGLAQEKVYYQVAMPELQGASQPLVIATAGDNIDDPISGIRVQAIAPLAEGIDTLLARAKRWQALQTKANNDKRIAIIYYNHPPGRHNIGADNLDVPASLWQILQQLKADGYDTGELPASQKILLDMMQERGVNLPRDVHALKTMSQKITKVMAKDYQQWFKQLPASVQREMEFGPFGLLHEQLEAAIKAGKPELAENALQHTMEEMYHLLEGVDHKARQRALILLGQLKSCYQQSLSPAKALNSSNNSSDNKLCMDDALSIIKALQQTGIEGLGGWGKAPGNVMTYQNQLLLPGLTFGKIFIGPQPPRGWEINEELLHANLAFPPPHQYLAFYQYLRDSFKADALVHLGRHSTYEFLPRRSVGVAEDDYSRIVAADIPGIYPYIVDGVGEGIQAKRRGLAVMVDHLTPPLKSTPLYDELLQLRQLIESFETSHGSGNQAISNRLVQQIRDKVEQLELKDELAESMSAELSIMGISFDEVDDDMLVHEVGHYLTSLQEKFMPLGLHIYGKDWTDQAVDMMLSSMASNDEEQKLEWQKKLQLSPAAETQSLLNGLSGGFITPGQGNDPIRSPNSLPTGRNFYALDSSLIPSRVAWQLGKQMAEDARSRNLQSNQQNPDKSEALVLWASDVVRDEGVMIAFGLDMLGIEPVWNSRGLVKGLKPQVLDNGRVRRDTVFTTSGLFRDLYGQQMMLLNRATLMALDTSADTIIKDYPALTLALQQALSPLGKLAVGGNESLQQNQVAKHWVKQAQALLLQGRSAEQAGVIASFRVFGDAPGSYGAGINRLVERSGAWEQRSELADVYLRRLGHSYGAEGFGKPAAQAFRTALSDVENTYFGRSSNLYGLIDNNDAFDYFGGLSLSIETLTGQTPNNFVLDHSNPEQIRTQPLSVALRQELRGRFLNPEWLQGLMQHDYAGARTMGSEFLEYLWGWQVTNPSLVGDWAWEEVKAVYMDDRYDLQLDEFLEKGHNVHVKSNMLAVMLVAVHKEFWQADKQTIAELAAKFAELVTKNGLPGSGHTDPDHPMLPWLEQHLSAEAWQALEQTIKVAKGEPEEQAKKAVEIYRLTEIQPLQEQSVQTSKQQSKSSEPQGKPDSGQKAATTKEAEQQSVADESYWQWLALALLLTIISAGFYRGIRHAKHHVKGA; via the coding sequence ATGCGTTTGTTAATACTGACGCTTCTACTTCTCATGCAGACAACAACTCACGTTGTTTGGGCTGCTGAGCCTACGCAAAACAAACAAGACTATTTACTGGTGTTGGTTTCCCAGCGCAATGCCGAGACGGTTGCGGAGGCCGCTCGCCAGTTTATCCAGCGTTATCCTCAACTGGTTATCAAAGCGCGTACAGATGCTCAATTGCGCCAGTTGCCTGAACAGCAAACCGCCGATTTGATTAACAACAGCCTCGCCATATTAGCGATGGGCCTCTATGGTCCCAGTGTCGCTGAATTACAGCCACTATTACGCCAGGTACAAAAACCATTACTCGTGCTCAATAGTGATCACCGTCTAGTAAAGCTTAGCCAACTCGAACACAGATCTGTGTTTGATAATGACCAACAGTTACGTGAGATAAGCAAAGCCCATCCTGATAATGACTTTGATGGTTGGTTGAATCAGCAGTTACAGCAGTACCCAAATCAAGCCCAGTGGATTAGAGCACGTAGTTACTGGCAGGCAGGGGGTAGTGAAAACACTAGCCTACTTTTTAGCTGGGTTTATCACCGTCTGGGCGCCGCGACTCACATTGAAACTCCCTCTCCCGTTCCTCGGTTAAGGTGGTTATATAAAGGGCAACTCAGTACTGAAATGCCTGCTGTAAGCGTTAAACCACTGCTGGTGGTTATTGACCATGCGGGGGGCGGGCGTCCTGCTGATGCCGCGATGTTGCGCGGTTTGTGTGAGCAGGCACGAGAGCGAAACGGTAGCGACTGTTTGACTGCTCTAGCTTACTGGGGAGAGGCCGGTGTTGATGCTGTAGAGCAGCTAAAGCCTTACAGTAAGCAGCTAAGCGCTATTGTTATGCTACAAGACTTTGTTATTGGTGGAGGTGAGGGGCGCGGAGCCGTTACTGAGGTTCTTAAGCAGCTAAATGTGCCGGTGATTAAAGCCATTAAACTGCGAGACCGTACCGCGCTGGAGCGCCACTTATCTTCGGATGGACTCGCGCAAGAGAAGGTTTACTATCAGGTAGCAATGCCCGAATTACAGGGGGCCAGCCAACCTTTGGTTATCGCAACCGCTGGAGATAACATCGATGATCCAATCTCCGGTATCCGAGTGCAGGCAATTGCTCCATTGGCAGAGGGTATTGATACTCTATTAGCGCGTGCCAAGCGTTGGCAAGCCTTGCAAACTAAGGCTAACAACGATAAGCGTATCGCTATTATTTATTACAACCATCCTCCTGGACGCCACAATATTGGTGCGGATAACCTCGATGTTCCCGCGTCGCTCTGGCAGATTCTGCAGCAACTTAAGGCTGATGGATACGACACAGGCGAGTTACCGGCATCCCAGAAAATATTGCTGGATATGATGCAGGAGCGCGGAGTTAATCTTCCTCGGGATGTTCATGCACTCAAAACGATGAGCCAGAAAATCACTAAAGTGATGGCAAAAGATTATCAGCAGTGGTTTAAGCAACTTCCCGCGAGCGTGCAGCGAGAGATGGAGTTTGGTCCCTTTGGCTTACTGCACGAGCAGCTTGAAGCCGCAATAAAAGCGGGCAAGCCCGAACTTGCTGAAAACGCATTGCAACATACCATGGAAGAGATGTATCACCTGCTGGAGGGCGTTGATCATAAGGCGCGTCAACGCGCATTAATCTTACTGGGGCAATTAAAGTCCTGTTATCAGCAAAGCCTTAGTCCTGCCAAAGCGCTCAATAGTTCGAATAATTCCAGTGATAACAAACTCTGTATGGATGATGCGCTATCTATCATTAAAGCCTTGCAACAAACAGGTATTGAAGGCCTGGGTGGCTGGGGTAAAGCACCGGGCAATGTAATGACTTATCAAAACCAGCTGCTGTTACCGGGCCTGACGTTTGGCAAAATTTTTATTGGGCCGCAACCACCGCGTGGTTGGGAGATTAACGAAGAGTTACTGCACGCTAATTTGGCATTTCCACCGCCTCATCAGTATTTGGCTTTTTATCAGTATCTACGTGACAGCTTTAAAGCGGATGCATTGGTACATCTGGGCCGCCACTCCACGTATGAGTTCTTGCCGCGTCGCTCGGTTGGGGTCGCAGAAGATGATTATTCGCGTATTGTTGCCGCTGATATTCCCGGTATTTATCCTTATATTGTCGATGGTGTAGGTGAAGGTATTCAAGCGAAACGGCGCGGGTTGGCGGTGATGGTCGATCATCTAACACCACCACTTAAGAGCACGCCCTTGTATGATGAGTTACTGCAATTGCGCCAACTTATCGAGAGTTTTGAAACCAGCCACGGCAGTGGTAATCAAGCGATTTCCAACCGGCTGGTGCAGCAAATTCGTGACAAGGTGGAGCAGTTAGAACTTAAAGATGAGTTGGCCGAGTCAATGTCTGCCGAGTTGTCGATTATGGGAATCAGTTTCGATGAAGTAGACGACGATATGTTAGTGCATGAGGTAGGCCACTACCTGACTAGCTTGCAAGAAAAGTTCATGCCACTAGGGTTACATATCTACGGCAAAGACTGGACTGACCAAGCCGTTGATATGATGTTGAGCTCGATGGCGTCCAACGATGAAGAGCAGAAACTGGAGTGGCAGAAAAAACTACAGCTATCACCTGCGGCAGAGACGCAGTCGCTACTCAATGGCCTAAGTGGAGGGTTTATTACACCAGGGCAGGGTAATGATCCGATTAGAAGCCCGAACAGTTTACCAACCGGGCGAAATTTCTATGCGCTGGATAGCAGTCTTATTCCTAGTCGAGTTGCCTGGCAGCTAGGAAAACAGATGGCCGAAGATGCACGTAGCCGTAACCTGCAAAGTAATCAGCAAAATCCAGATAAAAGTGAAGCATTGGTACTGTGGGCATCTGATGTAGTACGAGATGAGGGAGTGATGATCGCTTTTGGGCTGGATATGCTGGGTATTGAGCCGGTGTGGAACAGCCGTGGCTTGGTAAAAGGGCTGAAGCCTCAAGTACTTGATAATGGGCGTGTTAGGCGCGATACCGTCTTCACTACGTCGGGCTTGTTTCGTGACCTTTATGGCCAGCAAATGATGTTGCTGAATCGTGCCACCCTGATGGCGCTGGATACCAGTGCAGATACGATTATTAAAGACTACCCAGCGCTCACATTGGCTCTGCAGCAGGCATTATCCCCATTGGGGAAACTCGCCGTTGGCGGTAATGAAAGTTTACAACAAAACCAAGTAGCTAAGCACTGGGTTAAGCAGGCGCAAGCCTTACTTCTGCAAGGGAGATCTGCTGAGCAGGCCGGTGTTATAGCCAGTTTTCGTGTGTTTGGTGATGCTCCCGGCAGCTATGGCGCCGGTATTAATCGCCTTGTTGAGCGTTCGGGGGCGTGGGAGCAGCGTTCTGAATTAGCGGATGTATATTTGCGACGCCTTGGACATAGCTATGGTGCCGAGGGCTTTGGTAAGCCCGCAGCACAAGCATTTCGAACGGCATTATCTGATGTAGAAAATACCTATTTTGGTCGTTCCAGTAACCTCTATGGGCTCATTGATAATAATGATGCCTTCGATTACTTTGGTGGGTTGAGCTTATCAATTGAGACCCTTACCGGCCAAACGCCCAATAATTTTGTATTGGATCACTCCAACCCAGAACAGATCCGTACTCAACCTTTAAGCGTGGCGTTGCGACAAGAATTGAGAGGCCGTTTTCTTAACCCAGAGTGGCTGCAAGGCCTGATGCAACACGATTATGCAGGCGCTCGCACGATGGGGAGTGAGTTTCTTGAATATCTGTGGGGCTGGCAGGTGACTAATCCAAGCTTAGTTGGTGACTGGGCATGGGAAGAGGTTAAAGCTGTTTATATGGATGACCGCTACGATTTGCAACTCGATGAGTTTCTGGAGAAGGGCCATAACGTGCATGTGAAAAGCAATATGCTGGCCGTGATGTTGGTGGCTGTGCATAAAGAGTTTTGGCAGGCAGATAAGCAAACGATCGCTGAGCTAGCGGCTAAGTTTGCTGAGTTAGTGACCAAGAATGGCTTGCCTGGAAGTGGCCATACTGACCCGGATCACCCAATGCTCCCTTGGTTAGAGCAACACCTAAGTGCTGAAGCTTGGCAAGCTTTGGAGCAGACGATCAAGGTTGCCAAGGGTGAGCCTGAAGAGCAAGCTAAAAAAGCAGTGGAGATCTATCGCCTGACAGAGATACAGCCGCTGCAAGAACAGTCTGTTCAGACATCAAAACAGCAAAGCAAATCTTCCGAGCCACAAGGTAAGCCGGATAGTGGTCAAAAAGCGGCTACAACAAAAGAGGCTGAGCAGCAGTCGGTTGCAGACGAGTCTTATTGGCAATGGCTGGCGCTAGCGTTGTTATTAACGATTATCAGCGCAGGTTTTTATCGCGGTATTCGTCATGCTAAACATCACGTAAAAGGAGCTTAG
- a CDS encoding NIPSNAP family protein, translated as MVTCYLRYVVDPYKLVEFEKYAKMWIPLVNKFGGVHNGYFLPSEGANNIALALFTFPSLAEYEQYRIDSFNDPECLAAFDYAKSTRCILSFERSFFKPVFE; from the coding sequence ATGGTAACCTGTTATTTACGCTATGTGGTTGACCCGTACAAGCTTGTTGAGTTCGAAAAATACGCAAAAATGTGGATCCCTTTGGTTAATAAGTTTGGCGGCGTTCACAATGGATATTTTCTGCCGTCAGAGGGGGCAAACAATATAGCGCTGGCATTATTTACGTTTCCAAGCTTGGCCGAATATGAGCAATATCGTATTGATTCGTTCAATGACCCTGAATGTCTTGCCGCTTTTGATTATGCGAAAAGTACTCGATGCATTTTGAGCTTTGAGCGTAGTTTCTTTAAGCCAGTATTTGAGTGA
- a CDS encoding AzlD domain-containing protein yields MNEWSLWGLFFICGLATFLIRLSFIQLHGKLGPLLARCQPVLLLLPPAILAALCIPPIVFSKQVDGLQVELAQILAGCVAVVLASYFKSLLWPILGGMTFLWGYRWLIG; encoded by the coding sequence ATGAATGAGTGGAGTTTGTGGGGACTGTTTTTTATATGTGGCCTAGCTACCTTCTTAATACGCCTTTCTTTTATTCAGCTACATGGCAAGCTAGGGCCACTACTTGCCCGCTGTCAGCCGGTACTCTTATTGTTACCTCCAGCGATTTTAGCCGCTTTATGTATTCCTCCGATTGTTTTTAGTAAACAAGTTGATGGCTTACAAGTGGAGTTGGCGCAAATTCTTGCGGGCTGTGTGGCTGTTGTTTTGGCTAGCTATTTTAAAAGTTTGCTTTGGCCTATTTTGGGCGGTATGACTTTTTTATGGGGCTATCGCTGGTTAATCGGTTAA
- a CDS encoding AzlC family ABC transporter permease has translation MPLVSGVLPFGLIVGANGVALDMSPELIMGMTVLFFAGSAQLAAMQLIQENAAFVVIVLTTVVINLRFAIYSATFAPLFYPLKKRFRLPFAYLLCDQAYGLCITPDQQQRTDAERISYYLGTAVALWVSWVLSVILGIAVGASIPPQWMLGFTIPLAFLAMLMSTITNRLLLIVAVVSGLAAIFLQGLPYNLGFILAIVAGVVAGLILPRIAGRSFNSVMGRPHE, from the coding sequence ATGCCGTTGGTGTCAGGCGTGTTGCCGTTTGGTTTAATTGTGGGTGCTAACGGTGTGGCTTTGGATATGAGCCCCGAGTTAATCATGGGAATGACAGTGTTGTTTTTTGCTGGATCAGCACAGTTAGCCGCGATGCAGCTTATTCAAGAAAATGCAGCATTTGTGGTCATTGTCTTAACCACAGTCGTGATTAATTTACGTTTTGCCATTTATAGTGCGACATTTGCGCCGCTATTTTATCCGCTAAAGAAACGCTTCCGGTTACCCTTTGCGTATCTCTTATGCGATCAGGCCTATGGCTTGTGTATCACACCTGATCAGCAACAACGTACGGATGCAGAACGTATTAGTTATTACTTAGGCACTGCGGTGGCATTGTGGGTTAGTTGGGTGTTGTCGGTAATACTCGGTATTGCAGTGGGAGCCAGTATCCCGCCGCAATGGATGCTTGGTTTTACTATTCCGTTGGCGTTTTTGGCGATGCTAATGTCGACGATTACTAATCGTTTGTTGTTAATTGTTGCTGTGGTTTCAGGGCTAGCCGCTATATTTTTACAGGGACTTCCTTATAACTTAGGCTTTATTTTGGCGATTGTTGCTGGGGTTGTTGCGGGATTGATATTACCGCGTATCGCTGGTCGTTCTTTTAATTCAGTGATGGGGCGCCCACATGAATGA
- a CDS encoding DUF3144 domain-containing protein, which yields MIDKEAAANLFKMADEFIDVANRLVTSDNKDLEDVGAALRYAAARFSAHETAYKSKDLAAERNDALSWFTNQYSEMLEENLDQHIEHFKSLKNKAESH from the coding sequence ATGATTGATAAAGAAGCTGCTGCAAACTTGTTTAAAATGGCCGATGAATTTATTGATGTAGCCAACCGCCTAGTGACATCAGACAATAAGGACTTGGAAGATGTAGGGGCTGCATTACGCTATGCAGCAGCACGTTTTAGTGCTCATGAAACTGCGTATAAATCGAAGGATTTAGCGGCAGAACGCAATGATGCTTTATCATGGTTCACAAATCAGTACTCTGAAATGCTGGAAGAAAATTTAGACCAGCATATCGAACATTTTAAGTCACTTAAAAATAAGGCAGAAAGCCACTAA